The genomic region TtatactattgatactttgtagaTAAtaccatcaacattccctggaggtgtgatgTTAACcaaaggcactgctctgtctgaagctctgttactcaaattagagcTTTgcctgagcttttttttttttaaaacaatctgaccataaagaaccgactcagctggaactacaacaggtgagctgatttgtacaGTTAAAAAGTCcctctaaaataacattacagtcacaagctagctagcagtagccaactgtttttcatttagtcaccctaaacaggaccatgaacacttgtattgatcacaggcttctgaaaatgtgcagcataaatccattttgtattttttttcttgcgttttcagactatcttaaaaatgttttgccaGTGTCAACATGcattgtgcattgtgtcaccatggtaactgctgaacattccagcatagagatacatgtagaacccccAGCATAATGTCacggcaaagtatcaattagccagagctgccctggggctgactgaCAGAAATGTGACTGCCAATCTGCTGCAACATCTCAAACCACCAAAAATCACTCTTCTGCCACATTTACACTTAAGATGGGTAAAGTATATGAAATGTCTTGCTCAGGGGCACTATAATAGTAGACTTGACCTGGGATTTAGACCTGTCAGAATAATTACTATagatcattcaatatatgacaaatagaacattatttttatgtactttATACTTGTGGgaaatgttttctaatttttGTAATACAGTAAGGTTGGAGTTGCACTGGGATGAATAATTTATATATCTATGACTCATACCAATAGATACTAATTAACTACTAATTGCCTTTAATGATAAATGACTTACTCTCATACTCCACTTCTTCATGTTCAGCCGGGTTGGGAACTGACTCTCGTACCCAACCctcccgtctctcctctcctcctctcaagGACCGGTTCACTTCTGGACTACAGGGTCCTCTAAGGTCCCTGGTCTCCTGTAGTCTATGGTCCGGTCTCTGTTCTCGTCCCTGTTCTGGTCCCTGTTCCGGTCCCTGTTCCGGTCTCTGGACTTGATTCTGGTTGTGGCACTGTGTTGTGGCCCGTATTAGCAGTGCAGTCTTCCTCTTTATAGAATGACGAAGGTGCATGGCCAGTCCTTGGTTTTTCCTCTTGTAATGCTGGATAAGGTCATCTATTGATTTGAAATACTCTTCTTCACAGGCTCCACTTgtctacattgaaaaaaaaggtaagtcaaaacagtttttatttaggTGTTAAATATACTTTATGTATCCTCTGTATTTGAACCACACTTTGATGTCACTGAGAAAAACTTGAGTAGAAATCGACCATTATGTTTTTTGGTTAAGAAACCAGAAAAATCGACAGCTGAGAAGCCCTGTCAATGTATACGGCCAATATTAATCATCAGCAGCAAAATGTTGTTATGTTTCATCTAGTAATCTGCTTTTATGTGACTTCTTTTAAGTGTTATATCTTTTACTTTATCTTTTAccggtcatatttttatacagcgctttccaccttcaagtcactcaaagcactttatatcaaggaaacactcacccattcacacacacagtaataCACCAGTgaatgcagacactgggggtgaggggtgggttaagtgtcttgcccaaggacacaacagcattcatctgtgggagtgggattcaaactgtcaaccttcagatcagtggacaaccACATCAACTACTGTCTACTACTGCCACCCAGTGTAATAATGGAAATTTAGTGTTGTATTTTACACTTTACCTGGGGACTACAGTTGGAAACTAGTTGTATAGCTGGcccatttacagaaatgtttattaatgtgcattttcCCTGTTTAAATAAgctaacaaatgaataaataaaaccaattaTATGAATTGAAATGGCAAACAACTTATCCACAGCCTTATTTCACTGTAAGCCCATGAGATAACTGTATTCACATTTTGCAAATTACCCTCTTTACagtaaaagttcaaataaaGGTCAATGACTTTTCTTTAACCAAACCAACATATCAGTCTATGTTTGACATTTAAGGCCGATAGTAAAATCCGATCGTTGAATAGATAGTTACTCAtaggttgtcatttggggtgttttcatcttttgagtatgtttcctttaaaatggagctaaaacaatcctcctccatactctacttagtcatatataaacctccccagcactgtttaaattttattgatgattttactgcaGGTTTATAATgggatttacagagaaaagatgcagatgtgcaaccacagtttatgtagaacaagaaAGAGGTCTTTTTTGGACATTATTgaaagttgcagtaacaactctcgtgtcctatTTGCAACAGtgaacagattaacaaaccctccagctccacaGCCATTAGAacaaatttccacatctaagtccaatgagtttgcagtattcagggcaaggttcagggcattaaaaatgtcatCAATACCACAACGTAAATAACAACCTcaatccgcctgaacactgatgcaggcaaagtctcagtcttgatcctgttagatctgagtgctgcatTTGACattgtggatcatgggatcctcttacagagactagaggactggaagggcatctctggtacggcactaaactggttcaagtcctatctagaagacaggaaGTACTTGAGAGATTGGAAATTGGAAACTGTGTGTCAGATCACATGGCCCTGACTTATTGGGTGCCCCAGGGGccatcctgggacccctgttgttcagtctctacatgctgccgttaggccagttaatacgcagcaataatgtgtccaaccacaactatgcagatgacactcagatctatgtctcactgcagcaggtgaatatgaaccagtggattcactctgccactgcatccaacagatcactgtgtggatacaaaacaactttctccagataaactcagacaaggcTGAAGTCATAGtttttggcccacagaaacatagaaaaagtgttagcagtcacctccagtctctctctccaaaaccttcaaatcaggctagaaatctaggggtaataatggactcagactgaactttaacagccacatcaaatcaataacatctgcagctttttaccatgtaaAAAGCATTGCAAATATTTAAGACATACTGTCAAAATGTCATGAGTCACGTATCCTGTGCCTGACTCCGTGCTCCAGCTCTGGTATTGTCAACTCCTTACCTCCACCACCCTGTCTGGTCCTGGACCCCAGCAGTACCACGCCCCGGCTCTGGTTCCcgctctcctgtctgctcagGCTCTGCTTCCTCTGGTTCTGTTCCCAGTCTGGTCTGTGCCCCGCTCCCAGCGGATCCCTGTTACCATCTCAGCGTCTCCCCGACGCGCCCCTGGCTCTTGCTCACGCCCTGCCCTGCGTCTCTTGTTGGATTATTGGactattgtttgtatttatcactaactgtaaataaaacactgtaaacctgtcccgagtcctgcacATCTTTGGTCCACCCCCAACCCCTCCATTATGACacaaagccagacttggagagacttattcatgcatttgtctccagtaggttcgactactgtaacgtcctgctcattgacctctccaaacgagccttaagacagaacagtacatccagaacactgctgctcgggtcctgagtagaaccaggaagtacgagcacataagtcctgtgctcaggtctctggctcctgtggctcagaatagactttaaagcagctctgcttgtgaacaagtctcccTATGGaactagcaccaaagtacatctttgATATGTTAATGCCATGTGATCCacctggcaagtccagaataATCTCTCAGTAATATTTTTACAGAGGAGTGTATTCTGAACCCCAGGCAATTGAATAGTTTGAGGAGTCTTGAGCAGAAAGGGAATAAAACCTATAAGAATGGAAAATATTAGAAGAAGCTAATAATATACTTCTATTGTGGAAATTGTTGTCTAAATATAAATTGTTTATCATCTTCATGGTATCAGTATGGAGTAATGAGCCTATTTCttatatcaaaattgagtttgaaatttttgccAAACGGAGACAGTTGTTTTCCCTCGCTAAGAACTACCTCGATTTCCAATTGAGCACCtacaaatatttttgaaaatcttTTATATTTCTTTGACCCTTGTAGCATTCCTTATCCTTTTTTCCCCCTTGAAACAGAATTGCAATATAAATAACTTACATATCAGCCACACGTGCAAAATATTGACTGCAACTTCCTGCACTTGCCCGCAGTGGAAAACACACATTTGCCCTGGTGAATATTAATAATGACGACAATAAACATTACTGGAACAAAATAGTGACTGTCTGGCACATCACATCCTCCTACAGCTAAGGGTGAGTTTCCATTTTGAGTTCAAACCTGAACAGTCGACACAGGTGTGTAACTTGTGGTTTAAGCTTGAACAATCTGTTTCTACAACCATGCATCGTGTGAATTTAAACATGAACGGGATGTGTTTAGATTTTGTCAcagtgaaaaaagaaaatagaattATCAGCTACCTCTTTGTCTGTGCAGTAATGATGAACAGTTAGTTAGACTTGAGACAACTGTGGTTAAATTTGTTGAAAGATTAGCAGCAGTCGGCacatactgtttttgtgtccttacAGGTTAAACTACCAATTTTACGAAAGCATAGTTAGGATCAttacatttaagattttattttccTTGTTTGGCCTTTATTTGtaggtttaaaattttacttcttGGTTGGAAATCATAACATCACATAACTCATTCCATAATTGTTACCTATCCATCTTGTTCACTAGGCCAAAATGCATTTAATGTAAACAGAAATTGTTATTtgatgtataaaaatacaggaaaacaactttattttgttaaaataatgtttaaatgatCAGTTTAAAATCAGATTCTCCCTAAGGTAATGGTAATATTTCAGATATCtgcttcctgtaattttcagcatatttttaaacttttcttcacaaacagtGATCGACTGGTGTAAAACTCAATTTATTCTAAAAACCTGCCATGCAAACCTAAGTATAATAATGCATTGAATTTATATAGTACCTTTCAAGATGGCCAAAGAgatttacagtgcattattcattcactccacactctgtaGGGGTAAAGTATCAGTTTATTCTACTATTGGTTGTTTTCAGATATTTCAGGTAGTGTGAAACTGCTGATCTGCACTATAGGCCTCTCTGACCACCATCTACACTCAAGTATGCAACATGTGCACAGGAAAGGTagctgaagtgttttgcccaacaAAACAACTAAAGTTTCCACTAGTGCCACAGCTGCCTGGTCTGGCTTAGTTTCGTTTAGTATGAATCAAAcaacatcattttattttaaaaactctcctCAACATTCCAACGCTGAGGCAGAACTATGAGCAGcacaacagacaaaatgtgtttatttgctttttgtGGCCtaatttttgtccatttgagtcttcttctttttttttctagctcaAATTAGCTTTATTGAGCAACATGGAAACTGAAAGTATTTTCTTGTTGACAGTGCAGAGGTTGGCTAGCTTATTAGCTGACAATAGGGGGAGATAAAGGACACTTTAACTCGCACACAACATTTAACATCCTCGCACAGACGCACAGACTCACAAACGtgttatttaaggagagaaaggtccagtctgtctgtgtgatTCAAAGTCtgtcagtgataaatgtgagtgTGTCTCCAGGGTCCATGATATTTAACTGACTGTTAACTAGTTTTCTACTCTTTACttgattttattgtattattagtgTAACATTTAGCAGAGTTGTAGAGTTTTACATTTGGTATTAAccttttagatgttttttgagcttttacagaagaaaatgtcattactcaCCATTGACACTTTCATAATGTTCACACTCATTCTAATAattctgaaagttgtgataTTATCTGCGTAAACACTATATCTTACCACTTCAGTGAGTTTATCTGATCTAATTCTAAAGCGTCATGGGGAAACGGAGCATTGTAAAAAGCACTGGAACTAATCATGGCACCTATGAACTCATCATTATGAACTCATCATGAATTCATGGTGGTTAAATGTTCTTAAGAACCAGATGGCCACTGGGCTGGAGGTGcaaactgagggattacacacacatctTTAGGTCTAATAGTATAACATAATAACAGCTATATTAGATTTTTGCTCTGGAAAATTCAGCTGTCAACCTAGGACTAGACTAGTACCAATTGGGTCTGAACTAGAGCAAATCCTGAATTAAACTAGAGAAATAAACTAGTATTaacccagaacaaaaccaggtctaaatcaggactaactgAACCAATAAACAATagaaaatatttgaacatttggaaGTTGGGCTGTGAGCTGGATTAGATGCTTATTGGGCCTGATCTGCAAGTTGAACAGGcctagtttaaaatgaactataattctgttttcacatttttaagacagtaaaaaaccagtacagtgcctttaattttttatttaaatggaaaatgtTTCTTTACCAGCAGTGTGTATTGTCCGTTGAGGGTCTTGAGCAGTCGGTATGTGTAAATCACATGCTTCTTACTGCagaggaaaacaaaaatataatgaataaataaaaataaaataatactaccTTCAATTATTCATCCCTATGGCAACggacatatttttttcaaaatagatAGGGCTTTTAAAGATACAcaaagaaggaaaaaataaggatggatattgCGATAAGAGCTTTTATAATGCCTGACCACATAATATCTCTGCATCCTGtatgtctccacggagatgaaaagttaaagccatagtttggaacattctctgtggagatacactaaatacattttatgcttAACTGTAGcgcattcttggcaaagcaattacatctccatagagacaaacggGTTGAATACCAtcgcaggccaagttacaagtcaggtaTGTGTAGAGGCAAGCTCACTCCCAAAAAGGTACACAAAGTTTTTTAGAGTAATAagaaatgcttttatttctattttttgagATGTTGTGCATTGTGGCTGTGAAATCTCAATACTCCAAACCAAATTACCAGAAtgaatcaaatatttatttatttattttttacttgataaaatgtattatatatctgtattattcatgtatttatttcagtCTACATTGCCAATCTGGTTTGAATAATCTGTGCAGAATACAGTCACTCACTAGACGCATAGGCACATGGCTCCCTGGAAAGTCTCACTGTCACGGATCAGGTAGGCGCCATCTTTGTTCTTCTTCCCCATCAGCGCCTCACAGTCCTTCCTGCTGAGGGCACCGTGGTAACAGAGGGGCATGTCCGCAGCCATTGTCACGACaacctgtaaaaaaaacacaataagagAGGAGCTTGATTAAGTAAGGATTAAACAACAAAGAGCAGTGTGTTGTTTAATACTGTTCATACCACCGTCACACCACCTGAAAATAGTGCACTTTTACATCTGACCTTGTAGCTGTCTGTGGATGGTCAAAGCATTAGGTATCTCTGTTTTAGTTTAAGATAATCCCTCCTAACAGTAattcatttgtttatgtttgcTATGATGCTCACAGCATAGTGACATAGAACATTGATTAACTGCTGTCAGAACTACCTGTGCGGTTACTCAAAAATAATACACGGCACATAGCATTAGAATTCTCACTGAAAATGGTATAATGAGGTTGCCAGAGGAATCTAaaatgttctttctttcttttttatacaGCTTGATATCAGTTTGGTCCCACGTCCTCCGTTGCATCTCAAGTTcaatcaggtttgtttattttcagtgacacatgaaacgaaggagctcattggtcacctatgatttacaaataaaatcaaattgatctcacctcagattaacagagttcagGGCTTCGCTctgtgattctgcagaaatccgtaatgtttttcagccccctgtgatattttttttctttattaattcTTATACgatggaccatgtgtgtccctgattcgcaaatccatctgtcaattACACCTatttgaccagactcacatctttgtaaagtattgaagaagtgtgtattctggatctcaaaTGATGAGGTGTATTTAAAGAAAAAGAtggagtttaaatctgtcaactggacaaatcgttgtaggag from Periophthalmus magnuspinnatus isolate fPerMag1 chromosome 20, fPerMag1.2.pri, whole genome shotgun sequence harbors:
- the si:ch73-264p11.1 gene encoding SH2 domain-containing protein 1B; its protein translation is MAADMPLCYHGALSRKDCEALMGKKNKDGAYLIRDSETFQGAMCLCVYKKHVIYTYRLLKTLNGQYTLLTSGACEEEYFKSIDDLIQHYKRKNQGLAMHLRHSIKRKTALLIRATTQCHNQNQVQRPEQGPEQGPEQGREQRPDHRLQETRDLRGPCSPEVNRSLRGGEERREGWVRESVPNPAEHEEVEYENVPDYVEVEPS